From Pseudomonas poae, the proteins below share one genomic window:
- a CDS encoding TetR/AcrR family transcriptional regulator has translation MSTIRERNKEKILRAASEEFADKGFAATKTSDIAAKAGLPKPNVYYYFKSKDNLYREVLESIIEPILAASTPFNPEGEPAVVLSNYIRSKIRISRDLPFASKVFASEIMHGAPHLSREQVEQLNAQAKHNIDCIQSWVDRHLIAAIDPHHLMFSIWAATQTYADFDWQISAVTGKDTLDEADYEAAAQTIIRLVLKGCEVG, from the coding sequence ATGAGCACCATTCGCGAGCGCAACAAAGAAAAGATCCTGCGGGCGGCGAGCGAGGAGTTTGCCGACAAGGGCTTTGCCGCGACCAAAACCAGCGACATCGCCGCCAAGGCCGGGCTGCCCAAGCCCAATGTCTATTACTACTTCAAGTCCAAGGACAACCTCTACCGCGAGGTGCTCGAAAGCATTATCGAGCCGATCCTGGCCGCCTCCACGCCGTTCAACCCCGAGGGTGAGCCGGCGGTGGTGCTGAGCAACTACATCCGCTCGAAAATCCGCATCTCCCGCGACCTGCCGTTTGCTTCCAAGGTATTTGCCAGCGAAATCATGCACGGCGCGCCGCACCTGAGCCGCGAGCAGGTCGAACAGCTCAACGCCCAGGCCAAGCACAATATCGACTGCATCCAGAGCTGGGTAGATCGCCACCTGATCGCAGCCATTGACCCTCACCATTTGATGTTCAGCATCTGGGCGGCGACCCAGACCTATGCGGATTTCGACTGGCAGATTTCCGCAGTGACCGGCAAGGACACGCTGGATGAAGCGGATTATGAGGCGGCGGCGCAGACGATTATTCGGTTGGTGCTCAAGGGGTGTGAGGTAGGCTGA
- a CDS encoding transposase, with translation MPDLPASKRLRIGRYDEPNRIYLLTTNTLDREPVFQDFRLGRLVVQQFRNAQNQGLATSLAWVVMPDHFHWLISLEKGSLCDLMRQVKSKSTRIINGVAGRQGRLWQSGFHDHAVRREESLEGIARYIVANPLRAGLVKKFGDYPLWDAIWL, from the coding sequence ATGCCTGATCTGCCCGCTTCAAAGCGTCTGCGCATCGGACGCTATGACGAACCCAACCGCATCTACCTACTCACAACCAACACCCTTGATCGCGAACCTGTTTTCCAGGATTTCAGGCTAGGCCGACTGGTTGTCCAGCAATTCAGAAACGCCCAGAACCAAGGCCTGGCGACATCCTTGGCCTGGGTGGTCATGCCTGATCACTTCCACTGGCTTATCTCATTGGAAAAGGGCTCCCTTTGCGATCTGATGCGCCAGGTAAAATCCAAAAGTACTCGAATCATCAATGGCGTCGCTGGTCGCCAGGGCCGTCTCTGGCAATCTGGATTTCACGATCATGCCGTGCGCCGAGAGGAAAGCCTGGAAGGTATCGCCCGCTACATTGTGGCCAACCCATTGAGAGCGGGCCTGGTGAAGAAGTTTGGCGACTACCCCTTATGGGACGCGATCTGGCTTTGA
- a CDS encoding heme-binding protein, protein MSALTLKLATQLASQALTAGRTISAAPLTIAVLDSGGHLITLQREDGASLLRPQIAIGKAWGAIALGKGSRLLALDAQQRPAFIAALNSLGQGSVVPAPGGVLIRDQGGVVLGAIGISGDTSDIDEQCAITAIEGVGLLADAGVSA, encoded by the coding sequence ATGAGCGCTTTAACCTTGAAACTCGCCACCCAACTGGCCAGTCAGGCCCTCACCGCAGGCCGCACGATTTCTGCTGCGCCGCTGACCATCGCGGTGCTCGACAGCGGTGGTCACTTGATCACCCTGCAACGCGAAGACGGCGCCAGCCTGCTGCGCCCGCAAATCGCCATCGGCAAGGCCTGGGGCGCCATCGCCCTGGGCAAAGGCTCACGCTTGCTGGCACTGGACGCGCAACAGCGCCCGGCGTTTATCGCCGCGTTGAACAGCCTGGGCCAGGGCAGCGTGGTACCGGCGCCGGGTGGGGTGTTGATTCGGGATCAGGGCGGGGTGGTACTGGGAGCGATCGGGATCAGCGGGGATACATCGGATATCGATGAGCAGTGCGCGATCACGGCGATCGAGGGGGTGGGGTTGTTGGCGGATGCGGGGGTGTCGGCTTGA
- the gcl gene encoding glyoxylate carboligase: MSKMRAIEAAVLVMRREGVDTAFGIPGAAINPLYSALQKVGGIDHVLARHVEGASHMAEGYTRTKAGNIGVCIGTSGPAGTDMVTGLYSASADSIPILCITGQAPRARMHKEDFQAVDITSIVKPVTKWATTVLEPGQVPYAFQKAFYEMRSGRPGPVLIDLPFDVQMAEIEFDIDAYQPLPLAKPLATRIQVEKALALLDQAERPLLVSGGGVINADASELLVEFAELTGIPVIPTLMGWGTIPDDHPLMVGMVGLQTSHRYGNATMLKSDVVLGIGNRWANRHTGSVEVYTEGRKFIHVDIEPTQIGRVFTPDLGIVSDAGSALTMFIEVAREWKAAGKLKDRSAWLHDCQQRKATLHRKTHFDNVPVKPQRVYEEMNQVFGKDTCYVSTIGLSQIAGAQFLHVYKPRHWINCGQAGPLGWTIPAALGVVKADPSRKVVALSGDYDFQFMIEELAVGAQFKLPYIHVVVNNSYLGLIRQAQRGFEMDYCVQLSFDNLNAPELNGYGVDHVAVAEGLGCKALRVFEPGQIQPALRKAQDMIEEFKVPVIVEIILERVTNISMGTEINAVNEFEDLALVGNDAPTAISLLD; encoded by the coding sequence ATGAGCAAAATGAGAGCAATCGAAGCCGCCGTCCTGGTGATGCGCCGTGAAGGCGTGGACACCGCCTTCGGTATCCCAGGCGCCGCGATCAACCCGCTGTATTCAGCCCTGCAGAAAGTGGGTGGCATCGATCACGTCCTTGCTCGCCACGTTGAAGGCGCCTCGCACATGGCCGAGGGTTACACCCGCACCAAGGCCGGCAACATCGGCGTGTGCATCGGCACCTCGGGCCCGGCGGGCACCGATATGGTCACCGGCCTGTACAGCGCCTCGGCCGACTCGATCCCGATCCTCTGCATCACCGGCCAGGCCCCGCGTGCACGGATGCACAAGGAAGACTTCCAGGCCGTGGACATCACCAGCATCGTCAAGCCGGTGACCAAGTGGGCGACCACCGTGCTCGAACCCGGCCAGGTGCCCTACGCCTTCCAGAAAGCCTTCTATGAAATGCGTTCCGGCCGCCCCGGCCCGGTGCTGATCGACCTGCCATTCGACGTGCAGATGGCCGAGATCGAGTTCGATATCGACGCCTACCAGCCACTGCCCCTGGCCAAGCCATTGGCCACGCGCATCCAGGTGGAGAAAGCCCTGGCGCTGCTGGATCAGGCTGAACGCCCATTGCTGGTCAGCGGCGGCGGCGTGATCAACGCCGACGCCAGTGAACTGCTGGTGGAGTTTGCCGAACTGACCGGCATTCCCGTGATCCCGACCCTGATGGGCTGGGGCACCATCCCCGACGATCACCCGCTGATGGTGGGCATGGTCGGCCTGCAAACCTCCCACCGCTATGGCAACGCGACCATGCTCAAGTCGGACGTGGTGCTGGGCATCGGCAACCGCTGGGCCAACCGCCATACCGGTTCGGTGGAGGTCTACACCGAGGGGCGCAAATTTATTCACGTCGACATCGAGCCGACGCAGATCGGCCGCGTGTTCACCCCGGACCTGGGCATCGTTTCCGACGCCGGTTCGGCACTGACGATGTTTATCGAAGTGGCCCGCGAGTGGAAAGCCGCCGGCAAGCTCAAGGACCGCAGCGCCTGGCTGCATGACTGCCAGCAGCGCAAAGCCACCCTGCATCGCAAAACCCACTTCGACAACGTGCCGGTCAAACCGCAACGGGTGTACGAAGAGATGAACCAGGTGTTCGGCAAAGACACCTGCTACGTCAGCACCATCGGCCTGTCGCAGATTGCCGGCGCGCAATTCCTGCACGTCTACAAGCCGCGCCACTGGATCAACTGCGGCCAGGCGGGCCCGTTGGGCTGGACCATCCCGGCGGCGCTGGGCGTGGTCAAGGCCGACCCGAGCCGCAAAGTCGTGGCACTGTCGGGCGACTACGACTTCCAGTTCATGATCGAAGAGCTGGCGGTGGGCGCACAGTTCAAGCTGCCGTACATCCACGTGGTGGTGAACAACTCCTACCTCGGGTTGATCCGTCAGGCCCAGCGCGGGTTTGAAATGGACTACTGCGTGCAGCTGTCTTTCGACAACCTCAACGCCCCGGAACTCAACGGTTATGGGGTGGACCACGTGGCCGTCGCCGAGGGCCTGGGCTGCAAGGCCCTGCGCGTATTCGAGCCGGGTCAGATCCAACCCGCGTTGCGCAAGGCGCAGGACATGATCGAGGAGTTCAAGGTGCCGGTGATCGTCGAAATCATCCTGGAGCGCGTGACCAATATCTCCATGGGCACCGAGATCAACGCCGTCAACGAATTCGAAGATCTGGCGCTGGTCGGCAACGATGCGCCGACCGCCATTTCCCTGCTCGATTAA
- the hyi gene encoding hydroxypyruvate isomerase, giving the protein MPRFAANLSMLFTEQDFLARFKAAADAGFEGVEYLFPYEFSSAEIKAQLDANGLTQVLFNLPAGDWAKGERGLACHPERVEEFRAGVKLAIAYAQVLGNTQINCLAGIRPAGVDDATLEKTFVANLKYAADKLQAAGIKLVMEMINTRDIPGFYLNNTAQALSIREQVGSANLFLQYDIYHMQIMEGDLARTMAAHLDEINHIQLADNPGRNEPGTGEINYRFLFEHLDRIGYQGWVGCEYKPLTTTEAGLGWLKTHNAI; this is encoded by the coding sequence ATGCCGCGCTTCGCCGCCAACCTGTCCATGCTGTTTACCGAGCAGGACTTTCTCGCCCGCTTCAAAGCCGCCGCCGACGCCGGTTTCGAAGGCGTTGAGTACCTGTTCCCGTATGAATTCAGCTCGGCCGAGATCAAGGCGCAGTTGGACGCCAACGGCCTGACCCAAGTGCTGTTCAACCTGCCGGCCGGTGACTGGGCCAAGGGCGAACGCGGCCTGGCGTGCCACCCGGAGCGGGTCGAGGAGTTCCGCGCCGGGGTCAAGCTGGCCATCGCCTATGCCCAAGTACTGGGCAATACGCAGATCAACTGCCTGGCGGGGATTCGTCCCGCCGGTGTGGATGACGCAACGCTGGAAAAAACCTTTGTCGCCAACCTCAAATACGCCGCCGACAAGCTGCAAGCGGCGGGCATCAAGCTGGTGATGGAAATGATCAACACCCGCGACATCCCGGGCTTCTACCTGAACAACACCGCCCAGGCCCTGTCGATTCGCGAGCAGGTGGGCAGCGCCAACCTGTTCCTGCAATACGACATCTATCACATGCAAATCATGGAAGGCGACCTGGCCCGCACCATGGCCGCGCACCTGGACGAAATCAACCACATCCAGCTCGCCGACAACCCCGGGCGCAACGAACCCGGCACCGGCGAGATCAACTACCGCTTCCTGTTCGAACATCTGGACCGCATCGGTTACCAGGGTTGGGTCGGCTGCGAGTACAAGCCGCTGACCACTACCGAAGCGGGTCTGGGCTGGCTCAAAACCCACAACGCGATCTAA
- a CDS encoding 2-hydroxy-3-oxopropionate reductase has product MAKIGFIGTGIMGQPMAANLQKAGHQLFLSEHHGKAPAELISAGAVALANPQQVAQEAEFIIVMVPDTPQVDDVLFRADGVAAGLSPNKVVIDMSSISPTATKAFAAKINQTGAQYLDAPVSGGEVGAKAGSLSIMVGGQPQTFERALPLFQSMGKNITLVGGNGDGQTAKVANQIIVALNIQAVAEALLFASKNGADPAKVREALMGGFASSKILEVHGERMIKGTFDPGFRINLHQKDLNLALAGAKELGINLPNTAGTQQVFSTCKAIGGGNWDHSALIKGLEHMANFSIRDK; this is encoded by the coding sequence ATGGCTAAAATCGGATTTATCGGCACCGGCATCATGGGCCAACCCATGGCCGCCAACCTGCAGAAAGCCGGTCATCAACTGTTTCTTTCCGAACACCACGGCAAGGCGCCTGCCGAGCTGATCAGCGCCGGTGCCGTGGCCCTGGCCAACCCGCAGCAAGTGGCGCAGGAAGCCGAGTTCATTATCGTGATGGTGCCCGACACCCCACAGGTCGATGACGTGCTGTTCCGCGCCGACGGTGTCGCTGCCGGTTTGTCGCCGAACAAAGTGGTGATCGACATGAGTTCGATCTCCCCCACCGCGACGAAGGCCTTTGCCGCGAAGATCAACCAGACCGGCGCGCAGTACCTGGATGCGCCGGTGTCCGGCGGTGAAGTCGGCGCCAAGGCCGGCAGCCTGAGCATCATGGTCGGTGGCCAGCCGCAGACTTTCGAACGCGCCTTGCCGTTGTTCCAGAGCATGGGCAAGAACATCACCCTGGTCGGCGGCAACGGCGACGGCCAGACCGCCAAGGTAGCCAACCAGATCATCGTCGCGCTGAACATCCAGGCAGTGGCTGAAGCGCTGCTGTTCGCCTCGAAAAACGGCGCCGACCCGGCCAAGGTGCGTGAAGCCCTGATGGGCGGCTTTGCGTCGTCGAAAATCCTGGAAGTGCATGGCGAACGGATGATCAAGGGCACCTTCGATCCGGGCTTCCGTATCAACCTGCACCAGAAGGACCTGAACCTGGCACTGGCCGGCGCCAAGGAACTGGGGATCAACCTGCCGAACACGGCCGGCACCCAACAGGTGTTCAGCACTTGCAAGGCGATTGGCGGCGGCAACTGGGACCACTCGGCACTGATCAAGGGACTGGAGCATATGGCGAACTTTTCGATTCGCGATAAATAA